A region from the Lytechinus variegatus isolate NC3 chromosome 6, Lvar_3.0, whole genome shotgun sequence genome encodes:
- the LOC121416702 gene encoding uncharacterized protein LOC121416702, with product MATNFTPDQQCEGKECQSMTDVTYYVEEKKRLCDDCASKERCIARVKRGVPNIHCEEHKEKVKLYCKSHGEPMCHLCTLDRHRYPCVPQKIDDAIKEIKGRLTVLNEKAKEKLKEGRLCEDDINQCMKDTDTHLQALKDGVNSIIKEAITIDKAKEKMDADKINQEFDDQNQVLQEEIMKINEKIRKNNEEREKQLELIHTNAQIRQRHMDNKMNVLHRDIDNIVKEKDRKIRELMKSLQDDTKTIENAIQTIDTVVEDDKNIVKDGHSVNMSVSDKLKKPLYKNDVKQTTHRISDVRFVKGVEREKYDGRIGGYDGEWMLSDAINVKDEIKVPLIFGCIDECNVIITDRALGSHTYMLDMNTKNIQRVITGTDASRVISCTLLNDDKIICGRACKGCTGKCLTGCISVYDRQWMHINDVTIPRNTTDDTSWVDVAVDRDGMIIAAEWKQSKIYVINPADSKIVNTIKCKQKVVMRGVLSSGHIIVQPYPPGKKVLIIDRQGGQREIPHSDVIYNVSVDPITDDLYVVTSDDKCKTCVIDQVMRGSEVKKRRVTSFPLLIRLTDKDDRFKHLSLSRVMISSSGKIIACDVDSILVFEKRLTF from the coding sequence ATGGCAACTAACTTCACCCCAGACCAACAATGTGAAGGAAAGGAGTGTCAATCAATGACAGATGTGACGTATTAcgtggaggagaagaagagactCTGTGATGACTGCGCCTCTAAAGAAAGATGCATCGCAAGAGTTAAAAGAGGTGTACCAAATATTCATTGTGAAGAAcataaagaaaaggtaaaattatattgtaaaagCCATGGCGAACCAATGTGTCATTTGTGCACTTTAGATAGGCACAGGTATCCTTGCGTACCGCAAAAAATAGATGACGcgataaaagaaataaagggcAGGCTGACGGTTCTAAACGAAAAGGCAAAGGAAAAATTGAAAGAAGGCCGTCTATGTGAAGATGACATTAACCAATGTATGAAAGACACAGACACCCATCTACAAGCTTTGAAAGATGGAGTTAATTCGATAATCAAGGAGGCGATCACCATAGATAAAGCCAAGGAGAAGATGGATGCTGACAAAATCAACCAAGAATTTGATGATCAGAATCAAGTACTTCAAGAAGAGATTATGAAGATTAATGAGAAGATTCGAAAGaacaatgaagagagagagaaacaactTGAATTAATCCATACAAATGCACAGATTAGACAAAGACACATGGACAATAAGATGAATGTTCTTCATAGAGACATTGATAACATTGTTAAAGAGAAGGATAGGAAGATCAGAGAGTTGATGAAATCATTGCAGGATGACACAAAAACAATAGAGAATGCAATACAGACCATAGATACAGTAGTAGAAGACgataaaaacattgttaaagaCGGTCATAGTGTGAACATGTCAGTGAGTGATAAACTAAAGAAACCCCTTTATAAGAATGATGTGAAACAGACCACTCATAGAATATCAGatgtgaggtttgtgaagggTGTTGAGAGAGAGAAGTATGATGGTAGGATTGGTGGGTATGATGGCGAGTGGATGCTTAGTGATGCAATCAATGTCAAAGATGAAATCAAAGTCCCACTGATTTTTGGTTGcatagatgaatgtaatgtgATCATCACTGACAGAGCTTTAGGTAGCCACACATATATGTTAGATATGAACACCAAAAACATCCAGAGAGTGATAACAGGTACTGATGCATCACGTGTTATCTCCTGTACATTGCTGAATGATGACAAGATAATATGTGGTAGAGCCTGTAAAGGTTGTACAGGGAAATGTTTGACTGGATGCATCAGTGTGTATGACAGACAATGGATGCAcatcaatgacgtcacaataccaaGAAACACAACGGACGATACCTCTTGGGTGGATGTAGCTGTTGACCGTGATGGGATGATCATCGCTGCTGAGTGGAAGCAGTCTAAGATATACGTCATCAACCCAGCTGATAGTAAGATCGTGAATACCATCAAATGTAAACAGAAAGTAGTGATGCGAGGTGTGCTATCATCAGGTCACATCATCGTTCAACCTTACCCTCCTGGTAAGAAGGTACTAATCATAGACAGACAGGGTGGTCAAAGGGAAATCCCCCACAGTGATGTCATCTATAATGTCAGTGTTGATCCTATAACAGACGACCTCTACGTTGTGACATCAGATGATAAGTGTAAGACGTGTGTGATTGATCAGGTGATGAGAGGGAGTGAAGTGAAAAAGAGAAGAGTGACGTCATTCCCTCTATTAATTAGACTGACTGATAAGGATGATAGGTTCAAACACCTTTCATTATCTCGTGTAATGATCTCATCATCAGGCAAGATAATTGCTTGTGATGTAGATAGTATTCTCGTCTTCGAAAAGCGACTCACATTCTAA